The region tagatcgttaggttctgttcatttatttgcactggcatcaatctttgattgcccaatggatgtaatttcctgtaatatatgctggatgtgcaacgttttttcTTGTATGTTGTACATTTGCTTAGCGCACCTCGCATTCCAGCTAACTGGTCGCTAGGAAGCTAAAAAAGCAGTGAACTTATTAGTTAGCATGAACAGTCGTGGGCCCTATATGAAGGAAGCAGCCCACTGCCCTTAATGGGCTTCCCTAATGGGCTCGCAAGGGCCAAAATTCTCATAGGCATttgattgatcggttttggtcatATGCATAATTGCTCGCCGTAATGGGCTgaaattatctaattgggcctacagacatgttcgaactttagtggacccattaagttaatgggtcgtaaCCAGGCCGAAAGCTCTATTGGGTCGCTATAATTGAAACGGGCCGACAATTAATGCTCGGCCCTGTTACCTCCCGAGTTGTTAACAAGTTGACATcagagcgggcaacaggtgggcccatttgatttcacgggacATTAACAGGCTGATACTAAGGTCggcctacatatggcccaactatactatgggCCTTTAGCAGACTGAAAGAGAAAGTgggctcgtactggaccatgaagagcatgggccgctaagaggccaaaagtcaggtTGTATTGTATATGGCCCAACtgcgttgtgggcctttagcaggccaaaagacaAAACGGggttggtattggaccatgaagagcatgtgccattaaaaggccaaaacttagTTCCGACTGCAGTGGCCCATCTCATTTATGGAccattaacaggctgaaagacacaccggccgaaaattggcccaacacttaaatgggtctctAAAATGTTGAAAGgcatacatcctgaaaattggcccatcccttgaatgggccgttaagaggccaaaaccacaccaggccgatattgagcccaaatatatagcaggttgttaacaggctcgaactgatgatgggctgcaatGCTGTCAAATCGTTAACAGGCCATTAACGGGCCAGATTGGCACATCtcttatgggtcgtgggcttaaatggacctgacacaagtaggccttatatgggccggcttgctaatttttactgggctgacctttttcaccggaatgggccactgttgggccttgccacgtgctgacgtatcataggcgcctcccatactatgagtggatgacatctgtcccaacactgagccgacacgtggatcctccggcgaatgggaattttacacgtggaaaatccgcattggtcggggttgttaacgggttatcggatccaaaccggaacccgatagattaacggcgacccgttatgatggatgtcacgtgtcggttacccttgacgaaagcacttctatgacgcgccatttatcatcatggaaatggacacttccgtgatgataattttagtattgtcatggaacacttatacgacagcacaggtatgactatcttgattctgtcataaaatcgtcatggatgtacatgcatgaaagagaACGTGAccgactgtgacaaacatgtatcatcacggaagtgtttttcttGTAGTGATAGGAATTGCCGCTAGCCGGGTCGCTGCTGCTAACATGTTATCCATCGGGTTAGAAAAATGCATGTGGGCGTTAGGCCACGTGGAGGCGGTGTCTGATTGGGGGACGGGTTAGGTGCCCGATCTTCCCTACGTGTTGGCTCAGGCTGGCGAGGCTGAGCCACCTCCCGATTCTCTAGCATATCCGGGTTTAAATGAGGATTCACCCGCGTGTCTAGAGTACTCGGACCCGCCCCAGGGGTGTTAAACAAATGCCTCAGATCATATGTCAACAGCAAAAGACTCTAATACCTCCTATGGAATACTGCATTAGATGCATCTTGATCCAAACTCAAACGCCAAGCATTCGCCTTGACACGCTCTGATTTTGCATCAATCTGAGCCTTCAGCGCCCTGTCTGGTTGTTCTCAGCCATGATATCCTCTTGGACCTTGGTGATCTCCTCCCGAATCCTCGTGACCTCTGCGTTGCGCTCCGCCTGATTAGCCGCAGTGACCTTTGTTGCCAACAAAGCTGTCAAGGTGCCCATGAGATCCAGCACCACTTGAGCCGGCGGCCTGCCTGGCCCGGATCCACCAGCCCTTACAGCGGTCGGGTCAGAGGTTGTTGCTGTCGTCGTTGACAAGTTGAGAGCCAACCCTGTGCTAGCCATGAAGATAGCAGCCCTGctcggcggctcacaggggtctGAAATACTgtggccatcggaatagcccccaagtctGCCGTCTTGAAGCTTATAGATTGATTCCGTCTCTCCAGTTGAGGACTCGTCACCTAAGTAGATGAGAGTCTCTCCCCCAGATGCAGAGTTTTCCACAAGCTCCAAGCCTTGTGTGAAACTGACGAAGACACGCTTTCGGGCGGGTTGAACCCGGGTGGGTTGCGCGCGTCGAGCCGACTCGATGAGGTCGGTGTAGGTGTCTGGCTCAGGCTCAGATCCGATGATTTTgttgatgaagacgtgaattctgtCGAAGGGAACCCGGTACCtgtactcgattgagtcggcctcgaGGCCCCAGCCAACATCGTCGATGTACAGATTGCCGCGGtgactcttagtcatcctgccAACGGCGTACCCCTCGATCCCTGGGAAAgagccttcaagaactcgaaacccaccgtgcgctggccccatggtgagcgccaactgtcgtggggttaacacggcagatgccctagtgaaaggactttgGTGCGAGGCCATCGCTATGATGATTAGCtcgaaggggttgaacgggacgaaggacacgagtttacccaggttcggcccctcacggtggaggtaaaatcctactcctgctcttgttgctattgcttgagtatcgattacaagggagcggaatCGCTTAATCTAGCTATCGACTGATTGTAACTTGAGTTTAACCCGCCGCACggactcgcctttatatacacagtTCGAGGCCCTGGGCTTACAAGAGTCCGGACTGGCTTATACTTCATAACCGACACCGGCTCTATATCATCTTGCCTTCCTTGGCAAGTCGCTGTTGGGCGGCTTACACCTCACACACTGTCATCTGGTCTTGGGCCTTGAACCGGTCCACCTCGTAAGACGCCTCCTGGCTCTGTTCCTTGGTTTCTTGGGCCTGTCTAACGCTTCCTTTATGTGTCGCCAACAGCCTAACCCGGCCCTGTTAGGGCGGGTCTCAccgtggggttatatccccaaaACACACCATAATCGTGTAACAACATCTACTGGCAATTCTTAGACTTGGCTACAAAGAGCGCGTATCTACCAAATTTTACAATGGGGCCTATAGACCATGCAAACCCTATTTGTGGATGATCAACCAAGCATAGAACTTGAACTTAGGGGGGTGTCCATACCTTCCAAATGGTCTTAAGTGGGGGTGTGGTAGTGAGCCCCTCAAACTGCACCATGTAGGTCAAGGACGTCGAGTGCATCCCATTTTTCATGAACTTCATATTATCGcatccttagagcatctccagccgcgcccccaacaaggccccccaAGCAACTTTTCGGCCGCCGGCgctaaaaaatcggcccagtcgcgcccccaggggcccatttttcgccggctcggactgaaattggcgccggcggacccaacccgaacccggcgcgctggggggcgctcgggggcgtcGGGCGAATCATTTTTGGGGCGAAAGCACCATGGggcagccgcgtcagcgacaccgccCGCCTACCcgacgcctcggtttcccgcggggaatcaatggcaaggctgtcgTCGGTCAGCTTTGCcactgattcctcacgggcggcgcatcaCAGGGCGGCGCGCCGACCCGCGCTGACGCCTTCCCTCCCTCGGACGCGTACACATGGATGGCGCGGTTATATATGGTCTCGCTCGCCTGCGTTGGAGTGCCACCCCAGCCCTCCCTCTCCCGCCGATCTCTTCTCCCCAGCCACTCCCTCTCCCCGATGGCCGAGCGTTTCCccagagacgaggcggcggccaacggcttcggccgccattCGCCGACAAcaacgcggcttgggcggcgtacttcgagcgccgccagcagcagcggctggcgtccaccaacggggcgccggtggtcGGTGGCATCAAGAACGGCGAGGGACGCCACCTCTGGTGGGGCATCCCCGGCTGCACCCTCGACGACGTGCtgacgcacctcgagggcggcaacaacccaCCGTACCCCCCGGCGAGGACGGCCGCCCTGACGCACCGCCGACGCGATGGGCAATGGGCGCcgaggaggttcggctcctcctcctcttcttcctcgtcgcgttcttcctcccaaTCCTCCGGCACTCCatcgctgctcggcgtcaaggccgagcctgcggcggagACACCGCTCGACCGACGTACACGCAGCGCTggtatcgtcatcaacgagggcggccggcgcgcctcctcgtcaGCTCCTcccccgcgcttcgtcaagccgaagacggagccgggtctcgcgccggtgaagatggagccggggctgctggcgccggtgaaggcggagcacggcgaggtcgagctcgacgacgacgcggcccttgaATGGGCACACCAagactccctgaagatggcgagggagcgccagcgcgccgccctacAGCGCTTCGCGCAGCGCCGCCGAGGCCGCGACGAAGGCGGCGTCGACAtcatcgacgacagcgacgacgacgacgacgacgcgccgccgccgccaccactagccggggaggggtccagcaggggcgcccgagtcaaggaggagaaggccgacgatggcggcgacgacggcgacttcTCAGCCTTCAGCAAGTTTTTTTTGACTAGTTTTTATATGCAATGACGTGTTTTAGCCCAAGTTTGCGAATATAAAAGCCCAAGTTTACCGAAAATTGGCGTGTTTCAGCCCAAGTTTGCCTAATTTTTTTCCACGCCTGGGGCCGGCCCTGGGGGCCAACTCGCCCCAGGCCCACTTTTTGCGCCGGGTCACCCTCAGGCGACGATTTTAGCCGCCCCCTagagggccaacggctggagatgctcttagtatcATGCTTGAGTTTTATGCCGACCATCATCACCTCCCACAGGGTGGCGAACTCACAGCTTGTGCTCCAAGGGAATTTTGCACCATGCTCCCCTTCTATCGTGAGATAGAGAAAACCTTCGGGGCAATGTCCTCCAGCCTCACTCCCTCAAGCCATGGCGAATCCCAAAATTTTGCCTTATTGTCATCTTCAACAGTAACTTTAGTCTGCCTTCCCCAGTCCACCCATTCAAACCATAGCCAACGAAGTTTGTACTACCTCAGTCCCAAATTAAAAGACGTTTGGGTAGGCTGGTGGCAAATGTGTACGACCTCCGTCCCAAATTATAAGACGTTTTTTTAGGCTATTTTAGCCTACCAAAACATCTTATAATTTAGAAGAGACGAAGTACATATTTAGCAACCTTGCCGTGGCATGATTTGAACCGGCTCGAAGGATGTAAAATGAGATCTGAGAGCTTTGCAGGTCAGCAGTATTCAGCAGCAGCTTACGTAGATACTTAAAGGTCATAGAGGCATGTTTGCTACACTTCTGTATGCGGAGAGGTGATCCTTCTCCACTGCTTACACTTGCTGCCGTCGAGCTCCTAAAACAGCAGTTTAAATTACACATTTGCGCTAAATCTACACTTGTGTGTGAGAAGATAGGTTCCAGGCCTCATCACGGTTTACTCAGTGGCTCGACAGCGGTTCTGAAGAGAAGAATGTACGCCTTGTCAACGGAAAAGTACAGGAAGCCTCCTAAGGAGTGAGTGACGTAGGAGCCAAAGCTTGTGCCGACAATGCAGTGCCAAGCAGGCCCGTATGTCGTGTCGAATTCCTGTAAGCAAACCAAAGCAATGCCCAGCTATCAAATGTGAATACAAGTCTAAGAATGTGAGAATGAAGCATTACCGAGGATATTTTGATGCACAATCTTTGAAGAAGAAAAACAGCAACCAACTCACAGGTAAGCAGGTAAGAGTACCTTAGAGGGAAGAAGGAAACTGCAAAtagctactccctctataaagaaatataagagcatttagatcactctttagtgatctaaatgttcatatatttctttacggaggtcgGAGGTACTTGTCAACTTGACAAGTAGAAATAAGAGGAAACCAAAGGCAACAGCGCATGCCAACAAAGTACAAGAATTATGATGTTAGTTTGACTATAGATAATAGTACANNNNNNNNNNNNNNNNNNNNNNNNNNNNNNNNNNNNNNNNNNNNNNNNNNNNNNNNNNNNNNNNNNNNNNNNNNNNNNNNNNNNNNNNNNNNNNNNNNNNNNNNNNNNNNNNNNNNNNNNNNNNNNNNNNNNNNNNNNNNNNNNNNNNNNNNNNNNNNNNNNNNNNNNNNNNNNNNNNNNNNNNNNNNNNNNNNNNNNNNNNNNNNNNNNNNNNNNNNNNNNNNNNNNNNNNNNNNNNNNNNNNNNNNNNNNNNNNNNNNNNNNNNNNNNNNNNNNNAAAAAGAACCAACATGAAAGTCTCTGCCATACCTGAAAGCATGCAATTGTTTAGGGGAATACTGAAAATACTTGGTGATCATTTATTGCAGTCTGTAAGTAGCTTGCTATGTGTTCCCATTTTCATCATGCATACAGAGAAGGGGAAGAAAATAATGACTCAAAGGCTGTAATTCAACACTAGCTTGTTCGAAGTGGGGAGATAATGCATGAAGCTTGTCTGTGCTTGCACTGACATCTACTCACAAAGTTTTAAATCGACCAGTCAAAGGCAAAACAGAGTGAATGCTCTTGCTTGCCAAGTTACGGTACATACCAGGATATTGCAGATAAGGACATCAACAAACGACAATTAGTAACTAACCGAAATGAACACAAAAGCAGTAGTTCCCAACGCTCGTAAGCTCATATCCAGGTTTCCAATTTCAGGATCCATGCTCCAACTTAAAGTATGTTAGTTCTCGGTTGAACTTACAGGAGCCATCAAATGATGGAGTTAACAGCTCAACCATGAGAAACTGCTCACTCTCACTCAGGTGATCTCAGCTGCTTGATTACTTAATCGGATGACCTTGGAACTACAGAATGATTGAAGTAATAAAGGTTCCAGTGGAGCCATGTCAGCAAGCCACTTGCCACCAATAGCATACCTTATTCTACCTACAATCCTCATCCTGCTATTGACCATGTCACTTGTAGTTCTTGACAGCTATAATCAACAATTCTGTCAACATACAGCACACACAGAGGGCAGATTTACAAAACCAACTAGTCAAGTTAGCTCCACAAGACTGCAACCATGTTGCGCAAAGTCAAGAGCTCTGCATTGGCACACGATCCAGTTTCCTACAACATGCTCAGAGATAGCATACACGTTCTACTCATAACATGGTTCCAACTTGCAACTAGTACAGTAGTAAACTACATGTGGCAGCAGAGTATAACTATCCTCCTCGGATGCCCTCTGAGCTTTCAGTATCTCACAAATTAGTATTGTTTTCAGCAATATGGTGGACCACATCCCATAAATGAACACATCGAAACAATCTGATCTGGCAACAACAGCGCTCTGCCTCCCATTTCATCTTCTTCGTCAAACTACGTTCAGTATGACAGCTCGCTCGCTCTCAAATGCACAACCATCAAAAGCGCACAACCATTTTAGCTAGCAAGAACATACTGCTAGAATCAAGCTCTGGCTAGATCTTACTCCCAGGCCCTTTGATTGTGATTCTTTGTTACTTAGTATCTGTGGTTGTTTGCAGCAATTAATGGTCTAAGCAAGCTTTGACTCCACGAAAACTGCTGATCTATCTAACTGATTAAAGGACCACAAattcgaaaaggaaggaggaagcagGGGGTGGTGGTAGTGGTACCTTCTTGAGCGCGAGCGCGAGGCGCTTGCTCTCGAGGTGCGGCGTGGAGAGGACGACCTCCCGGGCGATCCAGATCGCGCGCCGCTGCAGCGCCAGCGGCATGTCCGCCGCGCGCACCCGCACCGCCACCTTCCTCCCCTCCCCGCTCGCGGCGTCCCCTTTGACCTTCGCCGCCTCCCTGTTGTCCTTGGCCTCCGGCTTAGCGGCCTTGCCCTCCCCGCCGCTGGGCTCCGCCGCCGGTTTCCGCTCCACCTTGAGCTctcgctccggctccggctccggctgggGCGGGTCGTCGAGCCTGGTGCGGCGGACGAGCGAGCTGAGGTAGCGGCTGCGGCGCTCGAGCTCCTCCTGGGCCGGGTCCATGTTGATTCAGATGTTCCGGCGAGATAGATGTTGACCGGTCGCGGCGCAGATGGCTAGTCAGCAGCGGCGGTGGCAGGGGGGCATGGCCGCGAGTGGGAGGTGTTTGTCTCGGGGTCGGgacgggaggtggtggtggtggtggccggtTGGGGTTTCTTGGGGTTTGCCTTTGCCCGGAAGAGAAGGGCTGTGAGTGCGATTGTTGCCGCTCCTGGAATTCGTGGGAGCAACTTTTGAGACAAAGCCTTTGTTTTGCTTTCGTTTCCAGGTATAATACTCGGCCTACACTTTGTTCGGTTGTTTGTGTGAATATAGGAGTGGTTTACGCTCAGTTCATGCTGACTAGGGATGCGATCTGATCCAGGGTGAGATTGGCCAGTAGCTTATCTGGTCCAGATTTCAGGGAAGAGAAAGATGGAACTAGACGTCcattgtgtgtgtttgtgcacgtggTCCCTCAGGGAAGACTCGATTGTCCGTCGATTTGTGCCCAGGGCGCGCGTTTGACCAGCTGTCGGGGCCGGCAACCCCACAGTCGCTGGCCGAGCGTTCTCGCAGTCCCACCGGCCCCGCAGCGAAGACACGCCTCTACCAACTCGGAGGTCGAGGGATGGCATGGCACGATGGCCGCACTCCCCAGATTCCCTAGCCTGGCTTACTCGGATGCAGAGTAGCCAAGCTCAGCAGGTTATAGCCGCTGCAATTCCGCTTAATCGCGACACCATATCGAATCAGATTAATAGCTAGACGAATCGTGGAAGGATGAGAATGCAACACAACTGCAGAACTACATCTACATCTAAGAGGAAAAAAAAACATCTACATCTAAGAGGAAAAACCCAGCGATATCGAATAGCGCCAAGCAATGTACAACAACAGCACGTACGTTAGTGCTCGAATTTAAACCACCAAAGAGGCAGAACAAAGCACAACCAAAATATAGACCACCGTTATAGAAGTAGAGCGCAACCAGAGTTACCCATAAGCAGGGTAAAAGCAAAGAGAGAACACTACTGCACTAGCGCATCAATGACTACCAATCAGAGTATAGTCATGGAGCAGAACATAACAATAGTAAACTTCAATTCCTATATCAAGTCAAGTTACACAAACCGACTTCCCAAGGATTTCACAAATCAAAGATGAAGAATTCAAGCTTATACACAACAAAGGATTAACAAATATACTACATTCGTAGAGCTTGACCCCCAAAATGCACCAGCCCGGTTCAACCGCTATTGGGTGCTCAGAAATGGTTTAGTTTTTCTTCCCTAGAATACAACCTACATTACCAACCAAGGTCTATCAACCAAGGTCGACAAACCAACATGAAATCAGAGACATTAAGGCAACTACTCATCTTGAAACAG is a window of Triticum dicoccoides isolate Atlit2015 ecotype Zavitan chromosome 2B, WEW_v2.0, whole genome shotgun sequence DNA encoding:
- the LOC119364517 gene encoding uncharacterized protein LOC119364517, which gives rise to MDPAQEELERRSRYLSSLVRRTRLDDPPQPEPEPERELKVERKPAAEPSGGEGKAAKPEAKDNREAAKVKGDAASGEGRKVAVRVRAADMPLALQRRAIWIAREVVLSTPHLESKRLALALKKEFDTTYGPAWHCIVGTSFGSYVTHSLGGFLYFSVDKAYILLFRTAVEPLSKP